In Phormidium yuhuli AB48, one genomic interval encodes:
- a CDS encoding DUF3352 domain-containing protein has protein sequence MRTYRKTRQKSPPWRALAVVGLLIVGGGVVYSLVLRRPVNLSLIVGAELVPEDALMAASISTNSGQWQRLREYGTPESQALFQEQLEEMETRILGNSDLTYEEDIAPWVGDRITLAVLPAPEIGADTPLEALQADRSNLFIVPIGNASRLQSRVAQLEGGLGLQERNYRGVTLYEPQIDDPLSEEALNRPKTLAVVDRRFVLLSQEPSAVMRAIDAYRDNGSILRVPGYNQAWEGLPGTDLASVFLNVPRGLAVLAEDSTRPLNPEAIENPQHQGLASTIGLESDGIRFHTLSWLKSDSEITLDVESRLPLTLVNRFPDSTTMVMTGLNFQQLWEDHLQNAQTNPLIPLNSAWFRSALQQTVGVNLENELLNWMTGEFALGLVPSRGNDDTTFPGSLVVMAETTNTEATETLFRRIDRAVVDRYGFEVNVEVEELGQRRLVTWDTRRQGLEVSHGWLGDSVVFFTIGAPVTQMLLPQPDLALSRSSRFSHVVPREPDPSHGLFFLGLDGTILEDEQEALPLPLLRLPPEQQGVLDAVEAIGVRAGVQDERSSRYDIFVKIRRP, from the coding sequence ATGAGAACTTATCGGAAAACTCGTCAGAAATCCCCCCCCTGGAGAGCGCTAGCCGTTGTTGGCTTACTAATTGTTGGCGGGGGGGTGGTCTATAGCCTCGTGTTACGGCGGCCGGTGAACCTGAGTTTAATTGTTGGGGCGGAGTTAGTGCCCGAGGATGCCCTGATGGCAGCTTCTATTTCCACTAATTCGGGACAATGGCAACGCTTGCGGGAGTATGGAACTCCTGAGAGTCAGGCCTTATTCCAGGAGCAGTTGGAGGAGATGGAGACGAGGATCTTAGGGAACTCGGATCTGACCTATGAGGAGGATATCGCTCCTTGGGTGGGCGATCGCATCACCCTCGCCGTTCTTCCGGCACCGGAGATTGGTGCGGATACTCCCCTGGAAGCCTTACAAGCTGATCGCTCCAATCTCTTCATTGTCCCCATTGGCAATGCTAGTCGCTTACAGTCGCGAGTGGCGCAACTGGAGGGGGGACTGGGGTTACAGGAGCGCAACTATCGCGGCGTCACCCTTTACGAACCGCAGATTGATGACCCCCTGAGTGAAGAAGCCCTGAATCGTCCCAAGACTTTGGCGGTGGTTGACCGGCGGTTTGTGCTGCTATCTCAAGAACCGAGTGCCGTGATGCGTGCCATTGATGCCTATCGCGATAATGGCTCCATCTTGAGGGTTCCGGGCTATAACCAAGCTTGGGAGGGTTTGCCGGGGACGGATTTGGCCAGTGTCTTCCTAAATGTGCCCCGGGGTCTGGCGGTCTTAGCGGAAGACTCAACTCGTCCTCTCAACCCAGAGGCCATTGAGAACCCGCAACATCAGGGACTTGCTAGCACGATTGGTCTTGAAAGTGATGGCATTCGCTTTCATACCCTATCTTGGCTCAAGTCGGACAGTGAAATCACCTTGGATGTGGAGAGCCGTCTTCCACTGACCCTAGTTAACCGCTTTCCCGACTCGACAACAATGGTCATGACTGGGTTGAATTTCCAGCAACTCTGGGAAGATCATCTACAGAATGCTCAAACGAATCCCTTAATTCCTCTCAATTCGGCCTGGTTTCGCAGTGCTTTACAACAGACAGTTGGGGTCAATTTAGAGAATGAACTCCTTAACTGGATGACGGGAGAATTTGCCCTGGGATTGGTTCCTAGTCGGGGTAATGATGACACCACGTTCCCCGGAAGTTTGGTGGTGATGGCGGAAACGACGAATACTGAAGCTACGGAAACGCTCTTCCGACGGATCGATCGCGCGGTGGTAGATCGCTATGGCTTTGAGGTCAATGTGGAGGTCGAAGAGTTGGGCCAACGTCGTTTGGTCACCTGGGATACTCGCCGTCAGGGTCTGGAGGTCAGCCATGGTTGGCTGGGGGATTCCGTGGTCTTTTTTACCATCGGGGCCCCAGTCACTCAGATGTTGTTGCCGCAGCCAGACCTGGCACTGTCCCGCAGTTCCCGGTTTAGTCATGTGGTTCCCCGAGAGCCAGACCCCAGCCATGGTCTCTTCTTTTTAGGCTTAGATGGAACGATTTTGGAGGATGAGCAGGAGGCGTTACCCTTGCCCCTGTTGCGGCTTCCTCCGGAACAACAGGGGGTTTTGGATGCCGTTGAAGCGATTGGGGTGCGGGCCGGTGTTCAAGATGAACGCAGCAGTCGCTATGACATTTTTGTGAAAATCAGACGTCCCTAG
- the polA gene encoding DNA polymerase I, which translates to MEENPCSRRVPVSSVLLVDGHSLAFRAYYAFAKGREGGLRTSTGLPTSVCFGFLRSLLDSIATHQPSAVAIAFDTSTPTFRHKADVTYKAQRAETPEDFIPDVENLKKLLQALNFQLFTAPGYEADDVLGTLAQQAQQQQYPVKLLSGDQDLFQLIAEHPPITVLHLAGGWGRKNARPQEFQTPEVQEKLGILPQQVVDYKALCGDSSDNLPGVKGIGPKTAVKLLTDYGSLDEIYAHLEEIKGATRKKLETGREAAYHTQYMAKICCEVPLEVNWEQLQLRGFDPQQVLPLLEQLELHSLRNSLEQLQTQLGGPLTTTATQPSQETPEDTSFWTWQDTQTSQPPEESRLQPQIIDSDAKLDQLLEHLKTHSDANSPVAWDTETTSTKAIEAELVGLGCCWGDGPRDLAYIPLGHHQGQQLAAEPVLERLRPLLEGDRYPKVLQNAKYDRLVLRRQGIQLQGVVFDTLLASYVINPETTHNLTDLALRYLDLTVSSFKDIVPKGKTMADVSIPVAAHYCAEDVHVTYRLVAQLRQHLQDTPSLDDLFKEVELPLEPVLAEMEWLGIRLDIDYLQQLSQQLGQQLQQLEQQAYELAGESFNLNSPKQLGEILFERLELDKRKTTQTKTGNYSTNAKVLEKLQGDHPIVDVILEYRSLAKLKSTYVDALPELVQADEEQAPRIHTDFNQTITATGRLSSSNPNLQNIPIRTEFSRQIRKAFLPRQGWTLVTADYSQIELRILAHLSQEPILLEAYNTGQDVHRLTAQLLFETSEISPEERRLGKTINFGVIYGMGAQRFAREAGVSILEGREFIDRYNSRYSRVFEYLQQMKREAIARGYVETLCGRRRYFNFESPSLRKLQGTAPDSIDLDHLNKLSLADSQALRAAANAPIQGSSADLIKIAMVKLHQVLGDRAARILLQVHDELVLEMPQEEWQSLELTIRETMESALKLSIPLKVDIHAGENWMEAK; encoded by the coding sequence ATGGAAGAAAACCCCTGTTCTCGGAGAGTCCCCGTGTCCTCAGTCCTGCTTGTTGACGGTCATTCCCTCGCCTTTCGTGCCTATTACGCCTTTGCCAAAGGTCGTGAGGGCGGCTTGCGAACCTCCACAGGACTCCCCACCAGTGTGTGTTTTGGTTTCCTACGCTCCCTTCTCGATAGTATCGCCACCCATCAGCCCTCCGCCGTGGCGATCGCCTTCGACACCAGCACCCCCACCTTCCGCCATAAAGCCGACGTCACCTACAAGGCCCAACGAGCGGAAACCCCCGAGGACTTCATCCCCGATGTAGAAAACCTCAAAAAACTCCTGCAAGCCCTCAACTTTCAACTATTCACCGCCCCCGGCTACGAAGCCGACGATGTCCTAGGAACCCTGGCCCAGCAGGCCCAGCAACAGCAATATCCGGTCAAACTCCTCAGTGGTGACCAAGATTTATTCCAACTCATCGCCGAACATCCCCCCATCACCGTTCTCCATCTCGCCGGGGGCTGGGGACGCAAAAACGCCCGTCCCCAAGAGTTCCAGACCCCAGAAGTCCAAGAGAAACTGGGGATTCTCCCCCAGCAAGTAGTGGACTATAAAGCCCTCTGTGGTGATAGTTCTGATAACTTACCCGGCGTGAAAGGGATTGGCCCCAAAACAGCGGTGAAACTCCTAACAGATTATGGGTCCCTAGATGAAATTTACGCCCATCTGGAGGAAATTAAAGGCGCAACCCGCAAAAAGCTAGAAACGGGACGCGAGGCCGCCTATCACACCCAGTACATGGCTAAAATCTGCTGTGAGGTTCCCCTAGAGGTCAACTGGGAGCAACTTCAACTACGGGGATTTGACCCTCAACAGGTCTTACCCCTCCTCGAACAACTAGAATTACACTCCCTCCGCAACAGCCTAGAACAACTCCAAACCCAACTCGGAGGACCCCTGACCACAACGGCGACTCAGCCATCCCAGGAGACTCCAGAGGATACCAGCTTTTGGACTTGGCAGGATACCCAAACTAGCCAACCCCCTGAAGAGTCGCGGTTACAGCCCCAGATTATCGACAGCGATGCCAAACTCGACCAACTTCTAGAACACCTGAAGACTCATAGCGATGCCAATTCTCCCGTGGCTTGGGATACAGAAACCACCAGTACCAAGGCCATCGAAGCCGAGTTAGTGGGATTAGGCTGTTGTTGGGGAGACGGTCCCCGGGACTTAGCCTATATTCCCCTGGGTCATCATCAGGGGCAACAGTTGGCTGCTGAACCGGTGTTAGAGCGGTTGCGGCCCCTGTTAGAGGGCGATCGCTATCCCAAAGTCTTGCAAAATGCGAAATACGATCGCCTAGTGTTACGCCGTCAGGGTATCCAGTTACAGGGGGTGGTGTTTGATACCCTCCTAGCCAGCTACGTCATCAACCCAGAAACCACCCACAACCTCACCGATTTGGCGCTGCGTTATCTAGACTTAACGGTCAGTAGTTTTAAGGACATTGTCCCCAAAGGCAAAACCATGGCCGATGTCTCCATTCCCGTGGCGGCCCACTATTGCGCTGAGGATGTCCATGTCACCTATCGCCTGGTGGCCCAATTACGGCAGCATCTCCAGGATACCCCCTCCCTCGATGACCTCTTTAAGGAGGTTGAACTGCCCCTAGAACCGGTCTTAGCCGAGATGGAGTGGTTGGGGATTCGTTTGGATATTGACTATCTCCAGCAACTCTCCCAGCAGTTGGGACAACAGTTGCAGCAGTTGGAACAACAAGCCTATGAGTTGGCTGGGGAGTCCTTTAACCTCAACTCCCCCAAACAACTGGGAGAGATTCTCTTTGAACGGCTGGAGTTAGACAAGCGCAAAACCACTCAAACCAAAACCGGGAACTACTCCACCAATGCCAAAGTGTTGGAGAAGTTACAGGGAGACCATCCCATTGTGGATGTGATCCTGGAATATCGCAGTCTCGCCAAACTCAAGTCGACCTATGTGGATGCCCTACCGGAACTGGTGCAGGCCGATGAGGAGCAAGCCCCCCGCATCCATACGGACTTCAATCAAACCATCACCGCCACCGGCCGGCTCTCCTCCTCCAATCCCAATTTACAGAATATCCCCATCCGTACCGAGTTTAGCCGTCAAATCCGCAAAGCCTTTTTACCCCGCCAGGGTTGGACGCTTGTCACCGCTGACTATTCCCAAATCGAGTTACGGATTTTGGCCCATCTGAGCCAAGAACCGATTTTGCTGGAAGCCTATAATACGGGCCAGGATGTTCACCGCCTGACGGCGCAACTCCTCTTTGAGACCTCCGAGATTTCCCCAGAGGAGCGACGCTTGGGGAAAACTATCAATTTTGGCGTGATTTACGGCATGGGGGCGCAACGCTTCGCCCGAGAGGCGGGGGTTAGTATCTTAGAGGGACGAGAGTTTATTGACCGCTATAATAGCCGCTATTCTCGGGTATTTGAGTATTTACAGCAGATGAAACGGGAGGCGATCGCCCGAGGCTATGTGGAAACCCTCTGTGGCCGCCGTCGTTACTTTAACTTCGAGTCCCCCAGTCTGCGGAAACTCCAGGGAACCGCTCCCGACAGCATTGATTTGGATCACCTCAACAAACTCAGCCTAGCCGACTCTCAAGCCCTGCGGGCGGCGGCCAATGCCCCAATTCAGGGGTCGAGTGCCGATCTGATTAAAATCGCCATGGTTAAGTTACATCAGGTCTTGGGCGATCGCGCGGCGCGAATTTTACTGCAAGTTCATGATGAACTGGTCTTAGAAATGCCCCAGGAGGAATGGCAGTCCCTAGAATTGACCATCCGAGAGACCATGGAATCCGCTCTCAAATTGAGTATCCCCCTTAAGGTTGATATTCACGCTGGGGAGAATTGGATGGAGGCTAAATAA
- a CDS encoding PHP domain-containing protein: MLVYQTHLATSDRPAAQDTRTLCTLFNQLTAESCPRHYNFHMHSVYSDGRLRPEAIMEQAVTLGLKGLAITDHHSADGYRQAQRWLDDWKQSLPDAPTPRLWTGVEINADLMGAEVHILGYGYNPDHPVIQPYLQGEKVQGAAFGAQQVIDSIHAAGGLAVLAHPARYRKSASKLIPQAAKLGIDGSEAYYSYNNPDPWVPSPKETAQVQKLNAAHGLYSTCGTDTHGLSLLRRMS; the protein is encoded by the coding sequence ATGCTTGTCTATCAGACCCACTTGGCGACATCCGATAGACCTGCCGCACAAGACACGCGGACGCTCTGTACTCTATTCAATCAACTCACGGCTGAGAGTTGTCCGCGCCATTACAACTTCCACATGCACTCGGTCTATTCCGATGGTCGTTTGCGCCCCGAAGCCATCATGGAGCAGGCGGTGACCCTAGGTCTGAAGGGGTTAGCGATTACCGACCATCACAGTGCTGACGGCTATCGTCAGGCCCAGCGTTGGCTCGACGACTGGAAACAGTCTCTCCCCGACGCTCCCACTCCTCGTCTGTGGACTGGCGTAGAAATCAATGCCGACCTTATGGGAGCTGAGGTTCACATCCTCGGCTACGGCTACAACCCTGACCACCCGGTCATTCAACCCTATCTCCAGGGGGAAAAAGTCCAAGGAGCCGCCTTTGGAGCCCAACAGGTGATTGACTCCATTCACGCCGCCGGAGGACTCGCTGTGCTGGCCCACCCCGCTCGCTACCGCAAATCCGCCAGTAAACTGATTCCCCAGGCGGCTAAACTGGGCATCGATGGTTCTGAAGCCTATTACTCCTATAACAACCCCGATCCCTGGGTTCCCAGCCCCAAGGAAACGGCCCAAGTCCAAAAACTCAACGCCGCTCATGGTCTCTATAGCACCTGCGGAACGGACACCCACGGACTGAGTCTACTGCGGCGAATGTCCTAA
- the dxr gene encoding 1-deoxy-D-xylulose-5-phosphate reductoisomerase, with the protein MKAITLLGSTGSIGTQTLDIVATHPDRFELVGIAAGNNVELLAQQVRQFKPKIVAIRNSEKLPQLREAIADLDPQPEILAGEDGVIEVARYGHAEAVVTGIVGCAGLLPTLAAIEAGKDIALANKETLIAGGPVVNPLLEKHGVKLLPADSEHSAIFQCLQGVPEAGLKRIILTASGGAFRDWPVERLSEVTVADAITHPNWSMGRKITVDSATLMNKGLEVIEAHYLFGLDYDDIDIVVHPQSIIHSLIELQDTSVLAQLGWPDMRLPLLYSLSYPERIPTPLEPFDLVKAGDLTFREPDHQKYPCMELAYQAGREGGSMTAVLNAANEQAVALFLDEQVQFLDIPRLIERVCDRHRAQNKATPSLDDILAADDWARQAVREAAESLTAKTVLA; encoded by the coding sequence GTGAAAGCTATCACACTATTGGGATCAACGGGTTCAATTGGGACGCAAACCCTCGATATTGTAGCCACTCATCCTGATCGCTTTGAGTTGGTGGGGATTGCGGCGGGGAATAATGTAGAGTTATTGGCGCAACAGGTGCGTCAGTTTAAACCCAAGATTGTGGCGATTCGCAATTCTGAAAAACTCCCTCAATTACGGGAGGCGATCGCCGATCTTGATCCCCAACCTGAGATTTTAGCGGGGGAAGATGGCGTTATTGAAGTGGCTCGTTATGGCCATGCGGAAGCGGTAGTGACGGGAATTGTGGGCTGTGCTGGCTTACTGCCAACGCTGGCGGCCATCGAGGCGGGGAAAGATATTGCCCTGGCGAATAAGGAAACCCTCATTGCTGGGGGACCGGTGGTGAATCCGTTACTGGAAAAACATGGGGTTAAACTGCTCCCGGCGGATTCGGAACATTCAGCGATTTTCCAATGTTTACAAGGGGTTCCCGAGGCAGGATTGAAACGGATTATTCTCACGGCCTCTGGGGGGGCATTCCGGGATTGGCCGGTGGAACGTCTGTCTGAGGTGACGGTGGCCGATGCCATTACTCATCCCAACTGGTCTATGGGGCGTAAAATTACGGTGGATTCGGCGACGTTGATGAATAAGGGCTTAGAAGTGATTGAAGCTCATTATCTCTTTGGCTTAGATTACGATGATATTGATATCGTGGTTCATCCTCAGAGCATTATTCATTCCCTCATTGAGTTGCAGGATACCTCAGTGTTGGCTCAGTTGGGCTGGCCGGATATGCGTTTACCGTTGCTCTATTCTCTGTCCTATCCGGAGCGAATCCCGACTCCCTTAGAACCCTTTGATTTGGTGAAAGCTGGGGATTTAACCTTCCGGGAACCGGACCATCAGAAATATCCCTGTATGGAATTAGCCTACCAGGCCGGACGAGAGGGTGGCTCGATGACGGCGGTGTTGAATGCGGCGAATGAGCAGGCGGTGGCTCTGTTCTTGGATGAACAGGTGCAGTTTTTGGATATTCCCCGCTTGATTGAACGAGTGTGCGATCGCCATCGTGCCCAGAATAAAGCCACTCCCAGTTTAGATGATATTTTAGCGGCCGATGATTGGGCTCGCCAGGCGGTTCGGGAGGCGGCGGAGTCCCTGACGGCTAAAACGGTGTTGGCTTAA
- the carA gene encoding glutamine-hydrolyzing carbamoyl-phosphate synthase small subunit → MPISGAQPALLVLADGSHYQGYSFGATGTAIGEVVFNTGMTGYQEVLTDPSYCGQLITFTYPELGNVGVNPDDEESNGPVAKAAIARNICHRPSNWRSTQSLPDYLKEHGIPGIYGIDTRALTLKLRSSGAMNGAVSTEILDPEALLMQVQSAPSMAGLNLVPEVSTNTVYEWQEPTPEIWEFGPKAQPGEDPYTVVAIDFGVKRNILRRLASYGCRVIVVPVSTSPEEILSYNPDGIFLSNGPGDPAAVKDGVATVKSLLNAEKPMFGICMGHQILGQAIGGETFKLKFGHRGLNQPCGLSQQVEITSQNHGFAIDAESLSGELEVTHVNLNDRTVAGLRHKQLPLFSVQYHPEASPGPHDADYLFGQFVESMRQARQATASV, encoded by the coding sequence ATGCCCATCTCAGGCGCTCAACCCGCACTCCTTGTCCTCGCCGATGGTAGTCATTATCAAGGCTACTCCTTCGGTGCTACCGGAACGGCCATCGGTGAAGTCGTCTTCAATACCGGAATGACCGGGTATCAGGAAGTTTTAACCGATCCCAGTTACTGTGGTCAGTTGATTACCTTTACCTATCCCGAACTGGGGAATGTTGGGGTGAACCCCGATGATGAAGAATCGAATGGCCCGGTTGCTAAGGCGGCGATCGCCCGTAATATCTGTCACCGTCCCAGTAACTGGCGCTCAACTCAATCTTTGCCTGATTATCTCAAAGAACATGGGATTCCCGGCATCTATGGCATCGATACTCGCGCGTTAACCCTGAAACTGCGTTCCTCTGGGGCCATGAATGGGGCCGTCTCCACGGAAATCCTCGACCCTGAAGCCCTGTTGATGCAAGTCCAGTCGGCCCCGAGTATGGCGGGACTCAACTTAGTTCCGGAAGTCTCCACCAATACAGTTTATGAGTGGCAGGAACCGACGCCGGAAATTTGGGAGTTTGGCCCGAAAGCACAACCGGGAGAAGACCCCTACACCGTCGTTGCGATTGATTTTGGCGTTAAGCGCAATATCCTTCGCCGTCTGGCTAGTTATGGCTGTCGGGTGATTGTGGTTCCTGTGAGTACCTCCCCCGAGGAGATTCTCAGCTACAACCCTGATGGTATTTTCCTCTCCAATGGTCCCGGAGACCCGGCAGCGGTGAAAGATGGAGTCGCGACGGTCAAATCTCTGCTGAATGCTGAAAAACCCATGTTTGGCATCTGTATGGGCCACCAAATTCTCGGACAAGCCATTGGCGGTGAAACCTTTAAACTCAAGTTTGGCCACCGGGGCCTCAATCAACCCTGTGGCTTGAGCCAACAGGTGGAGATTACCAGTCAGAATCACGGTTTTGCCATTGATGCTGAATCCTTGAGTGGCGAGTTGGAGGTGACTCACGTTAATCTCAACGATCGCACCGTGGCCGGATTGCGTCATAAACAACTGCCCTTGTTCTCGGTGCAATATCACCCAGAAGCCAGTCCTGGCCCCCATGATGCCGATTATCTGTTTGGTCAATTTGTGGAGTCGATGCGTCAGGCCCGACAAGCCACGGCATCGGTTTAA
- a CDS encoding STAS domain-containing protein: protein MTVSLRGTRDVKGNYQLFRLTGLLDAFSEPNFQKVLSKCIDEGPANVILDLSKIDFVDSSGLGALVQLVKRAQTAKGTLQVVTNPRVTQTVKLVRLEKFLSLQGSVDEAIANVSKS, encoded by the coding sequence TTGACCGTTAGCCTACGAGGCACAAGAGACGTCAAAGGAAACTACCAGTTGTTCCGACTCACGGGGCTGCTTGATGCGTTCTCGGAGCCGAACTTCCAGAAAGTTCTTAGCAAATGTATCGATGAAGGTCCGGCCAATGTGATCCTAGACCTCTCGAAGATTGATTTTGTCGATAGCTCCGGTTTGGGCGCACTGGTGCAGTTAGTTAAACGGGCGCAAACTGCTAAAGGAACTTTGCAGGTGGTGACGAACCCGCGAGTCACACAAACCGTCAAACTGGTGCGATTAGAAAAGTTCCTATCCCTACAGGGTTCGGTGGACGAGGCGATCGCCAACGTCTCCAAGTCCTGA
- a CDS encoding Mini-ribonuclease 3, producing the protein MLQKSLTPQQLRQLSPTSLAYVGDAVYELYVRQRYLFPPRRTHRYHQQVVAQVRAERQAEQLRLIQRDLTDEERDVIRRGRNATTRPPKRLDPKIYQEATGLEALIGYLYLTDSERLFELLSRFNFED; encoded by the coding sequence TTGCTACAGAAGTCGTTAACGCCCCAGCAACTACGGCAACTTTCACCCACCTCTCTGGCCTATGTGGGGGATGCGGTGTATGAGTTATATGTCCGCCAACGATATTTGTTTCCTCCCCGACGGACTCATCGCTATCATCAACAGGTGGTGGCTCAGGTCCGGGCGGAACGCCAGGCTGAGCAACTTCGCTTGATTCAACGGGATTTGACGGATGAGGAACGAGATGTGATTCGCCGGGGACGCAATGCAACGACTCGCCCCCCCAAACGCCTCGATCCCAAAATCTATCAGGAGGCCACGGGCTTAGAGGCTTTGATTGGCTATCTTTATTTAACGGACTCGGAGCGTTTGTTTGAACTCCTCAGCCGCTTCAATTTTGAGGATTAA
- the rlmB gene encoding 23S rRNA (guanosine(2251)-2'-O)-methyltransferase RlmB codes for MTPKPRKSSRKPGSRSGYSDKPRFAKKSKGSSGPNRENRYDNRRDNRYDNRRPQGERDESRVAVSSEGENSLEDRDLIYGRHTVLSALEGDRRLHRVWISDQLRHAPRFHTLLSQAKQRGTVVDEASYKQLDRLADGGNHQGVIAQVAPYEYWHIADLIQQAKTVSDRPVIIISDGITDPHNLGAIIRTAEAIGAQGLVVPQRRAAGVTSTVMKVAAGAIEKLPVAQVVNLSRTLETLKEEGFWIYGLSEQADSVISEVEFDRATVLVMGAEGDGLSLLTQRHCDQLVSIPLAGSTPSLNVSVAAGMALYEIYRQRWSNRLQLKNWGS; via the coding sequence ATGACTCCCAAACCCCGTAAATCCTCTCGCAAACCTGGCTCTCGGTCAGGATATTCTGACAAACCCCGCTTTGCCAAGAAATCTAAGGGGTCTTCCGGTCCGAACCGTGAGAACCGCTATGACAACCGCCGTGACAATCGCTATGACAACCGCCGCCCCCAGGGAGAGCGGGATGAGTCTAGGGTGGCGGTGTCCTCAGAGGGAGAGAACAGCCTAGAAGACCGGGATCTCATCTATGGTCGCCATACGGTTTTAAGCGCCTTAGAGGGCGATCGCCGGCTACATCGGGTTTGGATTTCCGACCAATTGCGCCATGCGCCTCGCTTCCATACCCTCCTCAGTCAAGCCAAACAGCGGGGAACGGTTGTTGACGAAGCCTCCTATAAACAACTCGATCGCCTGGCCGATGGTGGAAACCACCAGGGAGTCATTGCCCAGGTGGCCCCCTATGAGTATTGGCATATTGCGGATCTGATTCAACAGGCCAAAACCGTGAGCGATCGCCCGGTCATCATTATTAGTGACGGGATCACCGATCCCCATAACTTAGGCGCCATTATTCGTACCGCCGAAGCCATTGGCGCTCAGGGGTTGGTGGTTCCCCAACGGCGAGCGGCGGGGGTCACCTCGACGGTGATGAAAGTGGCCGCCGGAGCCATTGAAAAATTGCCAGTTGCCCAAGTAGTTAACCTAAGCCGAACCTTAGAAACCCTAAAAGAAGAAGGGTTTTGGATTTATGGTCTCTCAGAACAAGCGGATTCTGTCATCAGTGAGGTTGAATTTGACCGGGCAACTGTGTTAGTGATGGGGGCAGAGGGAGATGGCTTATCTCTGTTAACCCAACGTCACTGTGACCAGCTTGTGTCCATCCCCCTAGCCGGGAGTACCCCGAGTCTCAACGTTTCAGTCGCGGCGGGAATGGCACTCTATGAAATCTATCGTCAACGTTGGTCGAATCGACTACAGCTCAAAAATTGGGGATCGTAG
- a CDS encoding DUF1816 domain-containing protein, producing the protein MKELLINILHLVGLACWVEIRTDQPQCTYYFGPFLSQKDANLAKVGYIEDLEAEGAQGLQARVGRYKPSELTIFDEPIELPKSPPKPAFSGQM; encoded by the coding sequence ATGAAGGAACTTCTAATTAACATTCTCCACCTCGTCGGTCTCGCCTGCTGGGTCGAGATTCGTACAGACCAGCCCCAATGCACCTACTACTTTGGGCCCTTCCTGTCTCAGAAGGATGCCAACCTGGCTAAAGTCGGCTATATCGAGGATTTAGAAGCTGAGGGAGCGCAAGGCCTCCAAGCCCGGGTTGGACGCTATAAGCCCTCGGAACTCACCATTTTTGATGAGCCGATTGAACTACCGAAATCTCCCCCAAAGCCGGCCTTTAGCGGTCAAATGTAG
- a CDS encoding alpha/beta fold hydrolase — protein MAAIDLYADIRGEGMPILCLHGHPGNSQSLSVFTDALSPHYRTISPDLRGYGRSHTSTPFSMEAHLEDLEALLTRLNLHQFWLLGWSLGGILALELALRHPEQVLGIIGVATAARPRSDHPPVSRAMLAYSALAGISNALLPGRQWIIDHWGRRSLFRYLVSRQIPAVYRYLAREGISAYLGTTPLARRALSQALQGGYDRRSQLSQLHCPCLWLIGEADRHITPASSHETARLLPHCDVRVYEETAHLFPWEVPHLVRQDILTWLTHPERQALGYI, from the coding sequence ATGGCAGCCATCGACCTCTATGCAGACATTCGCGGCGAGGGGATGCCGATTCTCTGTCTCCATGGCCATCCCGGTAACAGTCAGAGTCTCTCCGTCTTCACCGATGCCCTCTCCCCCCACTATCGCACCATCAGTCCCGACTTACGGGGCTATGGTCGCAGTCATACCTCAACCCCCTTTTCCATGGAGGCACACCTAGAAGACCTAGAGGCACTCCTAACTCGTCTCAATCTCCATCAATTCTGGCTGCTCGGTTGGTCCTTAGGGGGTATCCTGGCCCTAGAACTGGCCTTGAGGCATCCTGAGCAAGTGTTGGGGATTATCGGCGTGGCCACAGCCGCTCGTCCTCGCAGTGACCATCCCCCGGTGTCCCGGGCCATGTTGGCCTATTCAGCCTTGGCGGGGATTAGTAATGCGCTGTTGCCCGGTCGTCAATGGATTATTGACCATTGGGGACGGCGATCGCTCTTTCGCTACCTCGTCAGCCGTCAAATCCCAGCGGTCTATCGCTATCTGGCCCGAGAAGGGATTTCCGCCTACCTGGGAACCACCCCCCTAGCCCGCCGGGCCCTCTCTCAGGCCTTGCAAGGTGGCTATGACCGTCGTTCTCAACTGTCACAACTTCACTGTCCCTGTCTCTGGCTCATCGGAGAGGCCGATCGCCATATCACCCCAGCTTCAAGTCACGAAACCGCGCGGCTTCTTCCCCACTGCGATGTGAGGGTTTACGAAGAAACCGCGCACCTATTTCCTTGGGAAGTTCCCCATTTAGTTCGTCAGGATATCCTGACTTGGCTGACACACCCTGAACGCCAAGCCCTCGGCTACATTTGA